Below is a genomic region from Triticum dicoccoides isolate Atlit2015 ecotype Zavitan chromosome 5A, WEW_v2.0, whole genome shotgun sequence.
GGGCCTCCGTGTGCCTCCGTGGTGAGTTCCTCGTCACTTTCTCTCTTGCCACACATCGATTACGTGCCTCGTGTTGCTGCTGCCATGGTCGCCGGAGATCAGTGTCGCCGCCGTGTTAACCGTCTCTGCTATCGTGCTCCTTTGGCCCAACCAAGCGCGCCACCCCACTCGTGGTTTCACGTAGAAGCTGATCGTGCCCTTGGTGCGTCAGCTACGTGTCTGTGGCTTCGATCTACATCGAGCCCAAGCCCCTGCGTGCATTGCTCGCGCCTCCGCGTTTGCCCGCTTGTGCGTGGCCTCGCCTCTCCGCCCGCGCCCGCCGGAACCGCTGCCGCTGCTTCTGTTAAACTAGTGCTGCCGTTGGACTCTGCTCCCCCGCCCCGTGCAAGCTCCATCGCGGCCAGGCTGCGCCCTCCCGCGCTGCTGCCGCCGCTCGCCGGCCGGCGCCCTCGCGCGTATACGCACGCCCCGGGCCGTGCCTTGCATACTGCTGCTGATGCTTTGCGCTCGCCGCTCCCTATTGATGCCCCTCGCTGCCCGCTGCTTCCGTTTCCGGCACCGCGCCCTTAGCCACgcgttgtcccgctcctgctgctgcTCATCCACCCGTGGTCGTGCCGGCTTATCCCGCCGCTACTGCGCCCACCAGCTCCCTGCCGCGCACGGTGCTCTCTGGTCATGCCCAAGTGTGCCCCTGCCGCCGGGCTCCCTGCTCTTCTCGTCGCTGCTCTGCCTGCACTACagtgctacagtaactgaatgttactgtagcgctGGCTAGCTTTTGCTATTCTATCTTCTTAGCTCTCTGGATGGCAacaaaactatggtcaaacaaagtCTAATTTCGTTGAAATTAATTTGTGTTGGGAGTACACATGTCAACCTCCAAATTATTCCATTggaccaaattcaaatatggcatgGATTAAATTCTATAAAAATCGCAAAATGCTTTGTTCTGTTAACAGGGAACAGAAGTAACCCCTAGCTATGTGTTGCGTGTGTGTACACAGCCACGGCTGGGCTATGCCTAGTAATGGCCGGCCCTTACTTAGATTAGTACTACTAGTAGGTCTTAATTAGTGCCAAGTTAGTCTAGTAGTAGATGATATGTAGGCCTCCATTAAATAAATTagatttatttaattgtttaaaTAAATAGTCTATGACTTGTGGGCCACACatgcccttttgactagtcaaattgacttggtcaattcggattaaactaaatataataaatccagaaattttagaaaatacttaaaactttgaaaaatcatagaaaattaacggtaactccgatgaaaatactttgtacatgaaagttgctcagaatgatgagacgaatcaggatatgcagcccgttcgtccgccacgcatccctagcatagcgaatacGCAACTTTTTCCCTCCGATTCATctatctgaaaacgcgaaacaccggggatattttcccggttgTTTTTCCCCTTCACCGGTAACACCACCTACTGCGTTAGGGCGTACCTAGCACCGTTAATTATCATGTCATGTATCGATATGCATCTTTTTGCATTGTATTCTttgtttctccccccctcttctctctggtagactacgagactgacgccgctgttgGTGCCCCgaccgactacgttgttgacgacccctacttgcgagagcaaccaggcaagccctcccttgatcaccagatatcgcctactcttctctatactgcttgcattagagtagtgtagcatgttactgctttccgttaatcctatcctgatgcatagcctgtccttgctactactgttgtttcctttacctgcaatcctaacgcttagtataggatgctagattatcatcagtggccctacactcttgtccatttgccatgctatactactgggccgcgatcactttgggaggtgatcacaggcatatacaatatactttgcacttttacattacctgtggtactgttcggagttgggggctgaaggggcaggtggctccatcccggtagaggtgggcctgggttcccgacggccctcgactgttactttgtggcggagcgacagggcaggttgagaccacctaggagagaggtgggcctggccctggtcggcgttcgcggatacttaacacgtttaacgagatcttggtatttgatctgagtctggtgtgacgccccgagaccgatgtgccaggtgtcctccagttattcgctgttgttgctttgtcatttgcttgcatgtcgcATCTtgttatgtcatcatgtgcattgcatcatcatgttttcgaaacttgcatatgtcccagcctccccgttccttccgttgttcgTTATGAGTCCAGCCACACTTGCACGcgtccgcggcacgtccgaaatattattttataagtggccggagaatgttcttggaatgggatgaaagttggcgtgtggtcttattatagtctagatagaccgcctgtcaaatttcatcgcgttcggagttcgtttgatagtccaaccgttaaactatagcggcagtatagtcggtcttttcgtcggacattttcggtcttcggaaactgTTGTCGGGCTGCAATTCTCTCCTCCCCTCTCAGTCCATGgccctctacacagcccactagaCTCAACCTACCCCTTCTTGCGTCTGGAGCCGTCGGATAGCGATCGCACGGTccaaaaacccctcctaacccctcaaaccctaaccctgtctataaaaggaagcctccccttccatttttggcagcagaCAACTCCCTCCTCAAAAtccgcgccgccgccagcctcctccACTCCTCAGCCGCCACCTCCTACCTCTCCACGCGGGCCCGCAGAGCCCAGAgcaagcccatctgggcccgaAACCTCCCCACGCCCGCTCCAGGGACAAGCTCACCCTCGCCCGAGGCATCCAGCCTCGTCCCTGCGCCGATCTGGATCGCGCGACCTCGCCACCAAGCATCGCCTGCCGGAGTGCGCCCCTCCTTGAAGCCGACCCCGCCTCCTTCGCCTCACTCCGCCCGCCGCCCGGCCCCTCCGGCGATCGCCGCTGCCATGACGCCAGCGCCCGAGGCCTCCCCGCCGCCGTAGCTCCAACATCGGCCTCCGGCACTGCTCCTCGTCATCGACCCCTCCTCCCATCGGATCTGGCGCCGCCCCCACCAGATCCGCCTCGCCCGGCGTCTTCCCTGCTGCCTCGTCGACGGTGTCGTCTGCCGCCGCCAGGCCCCTGCCTCGATCGGGGGATCGAGACGAAGGGGCGAAGGCGCCCAAAGGCCTCCCGCGCGTGGGTCTCCACGCCGTCCTCGGCCCATCGCGCCGCCCGGGCCCCGTCCAGCAGGCCCCCCTGcctcctgcctcctcctctccacagtttcgggccaaggcccatggtgagcgcccaaCCTCCCTCTGATTCGGCCCGTTATGGTTTTTTTTTCAGTTCTGGAGGTTTTTCCTAATTATCCACAGAattgcagttttgcagaaaagaccctcatgttcatacatttaatatctcacaaactaagcatcGCATGTAAAAAACTTTAAATATGaaatatgactagaatttcatctagtttcataatgtctttaccatccatgtttgaaatgcttaaaattCTGTTTGTGTAATTTTtgtccatatgccatgctaaaatgctttaaatcataactaaataaccgtaactcggattttaataaactttatatgtaaacggggtagaaaaatgcctagtttaacatggtctacttgttttgcatgtttaacaactctaaaattatgtttagggcagttcagtaccataaccaaaatatgctcatgaggagttttcggatttgttgtttgttgttcccggcctcatttaaacttgactagataggtagtttttctttgcttcaccctcttgccatggttaacaacatttaatattgttgggtaaataaacaagaccgaactaaataacttgaacgtggtgtttcgtcaatatgcaacggagttgcatattgagctccacttaatttgtaggattgcttgtgcattttgccatgccatgcctcattacatcggacatgcatcatacttgtttgcgcatcgtgccatgttgttgtagtggttgtttactttgttgtttgctttctttctagtgtacttcgtctcggtaatccggtaatgtcgcgtttgtgaggacccgtttcgtctacgtctgtttatcttcttcatggactcgttcttcttccttgcgggatttcaggcaagatggccataccttcgaaatcacttctatctttgcttgctagttgctcgctcttttgctatgcctatgctgcgatacctaccacttgcttatcatgcctcatatattgttgaaccaagcctctaacccaccttgtcctagcaaaccgttgtttggctatgttaccactttgctcagtccctcttatagcgttgttagctgcaggtgaagatgaagtttgttccttgttggaacatggagatgttgttccttgttggaacatgtttacttgttgggatatcacaatatctcttatttaattaatgcatctatatacttggtaaagggtggaaggcttggccttatgtctggtgttttgttccactcttgccgccctagtttccgtcatatcggtgttatgtttccagattttgcgttccttacgcggttgggtaataatgggaaccccttgacagtccgccttgaataaaactcctccagcaatgcccaatcttggttttaccatttgccacctagccttttttcccttgggttctgcagactcaagggtcatcattattttaaccccccgggccagtgctcctctgagtgttggtccaaactgtcagccgccggtggccaccaggcgcaactctgggctggcctactggaagtttggacaatctgagtgtgccctgagaatgagatatgtgcaactcctatcgggatttgtcggcacattcggacggtgttgctggatttgttttaacttgtcgaagttgtcttgtataaccgggatgccgagtctgatcggaatgtctcgggagaaggtatatccttcattgaccgtgagagcttgtcatgggctaagttgggacatccctgcagggatttgaactttcgaaagccatgcccgtggttatgggtaaatgggaatttgttaatgtccggttgtagaaaacctgaagttgaccttaattaaaatacatcaaccgcgtgtgtaaccgtgatggtctctttccggcggagtccgggaagtgaacacggtgttggagtaatgcttgacttaggttgttctaggatcacttcttgatcatagttgttcgaccgtgcttttgccttctcttctcgctctcttttgcgaataggttagcctccatatatgctagttgcttgctgcagctccacctcatacctttaccttacccataagcttaaatagtcttgatcgcgagggtgcgagattgctgagtccccgtggctcacagatacttccaaaaccagcttgcaggtgccgatgataccgtgcagatgacgcaaccgagctcaaggaggagctcgttgaagatcttgtccttgtgttgtttcgttctagtcgatcagtagtggagcccagttggggtcgatcggggatctgtgtagcatttgggatagtctttttttattttggtttcgtagtcggaccttgtgtgtatttggatgatatgctttattcatgtaattatgtgaagtggagattgtaagccaactatgtatcttttcccttatgtattacatgggttgtgtgaagattacctcacttgcgacattgctttcaatgcgtttatgcctctaagtcgtgcttcaacacgtgggagatatagccgcatcgagggcgttacatccggccactggcctatacgcactaaccatctacgcggggacagttatgggcactcgacatcgtggtatcagccgaagccttcgtgacgtcagcgattgagcggcgcgcgctggattggactggaacgcctgctaggctaggtctgtttCCAGccgcctcgcaacatgcaggtgtgcaatgggcgatgggcccagacccctgcgccataggatttagaccggcgtgctgacctctctgttgtgcctaggtagggctgcggcgtgttgatcttccgaggccgggcatgacccaggaaagtgtgtccggccaaatgggatcgagcgtgttgggttatgtggtgcacccctgcagggaagttaatctattcgaatagccgtgatcttcggtaacaggatgacttggagttgtaccttgaccttatgacaactagaaccggatacttaataaaacacacctttccaagtgccagatacaaccggtgatcgctctctcacagggcgacgaggggaggatcatcggttaggattatgctaggcGATGCTACTTGGTTaactaccatctactctcttcttccgctgcaagatggaggataccagaagcgtagtcttcgataggactagctatccctctcttattccggctttctgtagttcagtccacatatgataccccttttccatttgatacaatGCATACATAtgaagtgtagttccttgcttgcgagtactttggatgagtactcacggttgcttttcttccccttttcccctttcctatatccgattgctgcaaccagacgatggagcccaggagccagacgccaccgtcgacaacgactactactactactcgggaggtgcctacttctacgtgaagcccgctgactcgtctatgaggatcccaggcagggggcctgcgcctctttcgatctgtatcccagtttgtgctagccttcttaaggcagacttgtttaacttatgtctgtactcagatattgttgcttccgctgactcgtctatgatcgagctcttgtattcgagccctcgaggcccgtggcttgtaatatgatgcttgtatgacttattttatttgtaaagttgtgttgtgatatcttcccgtgagtccctgatcttgatcgtacacgtttgcgtgtatgattagtgtacgattaaatcgggggcatcagagtgttgtcctaatttttcagaatttttggagttacagaagtattcgagagttacagattactaccgactgttctgtttttaacagattctgttttctatgtgttgtttgcttattttgatgaacctatggatagtatcggggggtatgaaccatggaaaagttggaatacagtagataatacaccaatataaataaagaatgagttcacaatagtaccaaaagtggtgatttattttattatactaacggagcttatgagatcttctgttgagttttgtgttgtgaagttttcaagttttgggtaggatttgatggactatggaataaggagtggcaagatcctaagcttggggatgcacaaggcactccaaggtaatattcaaggagaaccaagagcctaagcttggggatgccccggaaggtatcctgtcggtgtcaaaaccggcggatctcgggtagggggttccgaactgtgtgtctaaggtcgagggtaacaggagacgggggacacaatgattacccagttttgggccctctctatgtaggtaataccctactttctgcttggttgatcttgatgaatatgagtattaaagagttgatctaccacgaggtcgtaatggctaaaccctaaaagtctagcctgtctgactatgatcATTAGGGTGTctctctacggacctagccctccggtttatatagacaccgtaggaatctagggttacataaggtcggttacagagaaaggaatcttcatatttggccgccaagcttgccttccatgccagggagagtcccatccggacacgggtagaatcTTCGGCCTTTTTATCTTCATAGCCCGTCAGTTCGacccatgtctaataggtcggacgcccgaggaccccttagtccaagactccctcagtagcccctgaaccaggcttcaatgacgaggtgtccggcgcgtagattgtcttcgacattgcaaggcgggttcccttttccgaatactccaagatagtcttcggccgtaatgaacgtgtccggatctgcaacacaagtaccacacacaaccgcagagaatataatatttgtATGAgttcaatccgctgacaactttatgTAACGTGACATCACATTTGCCCGGTCATTTATTTCAAACCGTTTCTTGTCCTGCCGTTCCATGTTTCGAGGCacggtttttattggcacgtcttgtcaaagcagagatcgtgtccccttatcacggaattctcatcaatacTAGCGTGGATAACCCAATTGTTCCATTGGtatgattccttaggaataggcaggttttcaGATTTAGGTGGAGGCGTTCGATATCCGTTGcctttataaaggagccaagggccgCCTTGTTTTGCGCCACCCTTTTCTTAGCCCTTCCAacttcgagttctaacacccaaggctCGACTTCGTTGCTTCAAGCTCCccaatcatgtccggacccagcccacAGGGCTGTTGGGTGGCCTCCTCTGTTATGGAGGAGGACATCATGAAGCTTCACGCAGCCAGATACCTGATCGCAGAGATCCCCCACGGGCTCCCTGCTCGAggacaggttattcctactcctagattcggcgagagggtcgtattcatctcccacttcctgtgAGGGCTAGGATTCGCTCTTCACCCCTTCATctaggggctcatgttttactatggactagattttcacgatctagcccctgaTTCTTTCCTtttcatctcgacgttcatcgtcacgtgtgaggcctttctccgcattccccacacttcggcttatggcttaagacctttagcatgaagccgaaggtagtcgacggggaacaagcggagtgcggaggggctatagtGAGCAAACTTATCAATGCTccctggccaaaaggctctttcaccgaaactcctgacctatggcagcgggagtggttttatgtcactgaACCGCGCGGTACCAAGTGGGCGCCTATACATGTGTTTCGATCTGGCC
It encodes:
- the LOC119299448 gene encoding proline-rich receptor-like protein kinase PERK9, with the translated sequence MSHLVIQLPPQNPRRRQPPPLLSRHLLPLHAGPQSPEQAHLGPKPPHARSRDKLTLARGIQPRPCADLDRATSPPSIACRSAPLLEADPASFASLRPPPGPSGDRRCHDASARGLPAAVAPTSASGTAPRHRPLLPSDLAPPPPDPPRPASSLLPRRRCRLPPPGPCLDRGIETKGRRRPKASRAWVSTPSSAHRAARAPSSRPPCLLPPPLHSFGPRPMCTSSR